GGGCCTGGTCCAGCGGCAGCCGGTGGGTGCGCAGGTCCGAGACACCGAGCGGGTCCTCGTCGGTGAGCAGCGGGACGATCTCGTCGATCCACCGGCGTACGTGGCACTGGCCCATCCGCAACTGGATGCCCCGGTCGAACATCTCCATCAACGGCAGCGGGTCGACCTCGCCGCCGTACACCCCCGAGATGGAGACCGTGCCGCCGCGCCGGACGGCCTTCAGCGCGGCCTTGAGCACGACCAGCCGGTCCACCCCGGCCTTGTCGATCATCGGGTCGGCCAGCTTGTCCGGGAGCAGCCCGGCGGCGGCCTGGGCGAACTTGCCCAGCGGCGCGCCGTGCGCCTCCATGCCCACCGCGTCGATGACCGCGTCCGGGCCGCGCCCGTCCACCAGCTCGATCAGGGCACCGGGTACGTCGTCGAGCTGGGACACGTCGAGCACCTCCACCCCGTGCCGACGGGCCATCTCCAGCCGCTCCGGCACCAGGTCCAGCCCGATCACCCGCTCGGCACCGAGCTGCCGGCCGACCCGCGTGCAGAACTGACCCACCGGGCCGAGACCGAAGACGGCCAGCGTGCCGCCGGGCGGCGTGTCCGCGTACCGGACGGCCTGCCAGGCGGTGGGCAGGATGTCCGACAGATAGAGCCAGCGTTCGTCCGGGCCGTGGTCCGGCACCGTGATCGGACCGAAGTCGGCGTGCGGCACCCGCAGGAACTCGGCCTGCCCACCGGGCACCGAACCGTAGAGGGAGGTGTAGCCGAACAGGGCCGCGCCCTTGCCCTCGGCGGTCACCTGGGTGGTCTCACACTGGGCGTACAACTGGCGCTGACACATCCAGCACGACCCGCAGGCGATGTTGAACGGCACCACCACCCGGTCGCCGGGCTTGAGCCGGGTCACCCCCGACCCGACCTCCTCGACGATTCCCATCGGCTCGTGCCCCAACACGTCACCCGGCTTCAGGTACGGCCCCAGCACCTCGTACAGGTGCAGGTCCGAGCCGCAGATGGCGGTGGAGGTGATCCGTACGATCGCGTCGGTCGGCTCCTCGATCCTCGGGTCGGGCACGGTCTCCACCCGTACGTCCCGCTTGCCCTGCCACGTCAACGCCCGCATGTCGGTACCCCCTGAGTCGTCGCCTGAGGGGCTGCTACCCGACCCGACGCGCTTCAACCGACCCCGACCCCGACCCCGCCTCCCTCCCGCTTCGTCATGATCCGCACAACTACCTGTCTCGCCCTCGTCGACCGAGGGGCGTCGATCATGGAGTGGTGGTGCCAGTAAAGCCGTCCAAATCGCCACAGAACCGCAGCCACAACTCCATGATCGGCGCATGCTGCGGGGTGTCGTGGTGCGGGTGCGGGGTGGGTGTGCGAACGGCCGCCGTGCCGGGGGTGGCAGGGCGGCCGTTCGACGTGGCCAGGTGCGGGGGCGGGCCCGACAGGTCGGGACCCGGCGGGTCAGGTGCCGGGGGTGTCGTTGCGCTTGGTGGTGGCGGCCAGGTAGTCGCGGTTCAGGCGGCCGATGGTGGTCAGCGGGATGCCCTTCGGGCAGACCACGGTGCACTCGCCCGCGTTGGTGCAGCCGCCGAAGCCGGCCTCGTCGTGCGCGTCCACCATGCCGATGACCCGGGTGTACCGCTCGGGCTGGCCCTGGGGGAGCAGCGAGAGCTGGGTGACCTTGGCGGCGGTGAAGAGCATGCCGGAGCCGTTCGGGCAGGCGGCCACGCAGGCGCCGCAGCCGATGCAGGCGGCCGACTCGAAGGCGGCGTCGGCGTCGGCCTTGGCCACCGGGACCGAGTGGGCCTCCGGCGCGCTGCCGGTGGGGGCGGTGATGTACCCGCCGGCAGCGATGATCTCGTCGAACGAGTTGCGGTTGACCACCAGGTCCTTGATGACCGGGAAGGCCCGGGCCCGCCACGGCTCGATGTCGATCGTCTCGCCGTCGGAGAACTGGCGCATGTGCAACTGGCAGGCGGTGGTGCCGCGCTGCGGCCCGTGCGCGTCACCGTTGATCATCAGGCCGCACATGCCGCAGATGCCCTCGCGGCAGTCGTGGTCGAAGGCGACCGGCTCCTCGCCGGAGAGGATGAGCCGCTCGTTGAGGACGTCGAGCATCTCCAGGAAGGACATGTCCGGTGAGACGTCCTCGACCTGGTAGGTCACCATCCGCCCCTTGTCCTGGGGGCTGGACTGACGCCAGATGCGCAGGGTCAGGTTCACTTGTAGCTCCGCTGCGTGGGGTGGACGTATTCGAAGTTCAGGTCTTCCTTGTGCAGCACCGACGGCTGCCCGGTGGCGGTGAACTCCCACGCGGCGACGTACGCGAAGTGCTCGTCGTCGCGCTGGGCCTCACCGTCGGGAGTCTGGTGCTCGGCGCGGAAGTGGCCGCCGCAGGACTCCTCCCGGTGCAGGGCGTCGATGCACATCAGCTCGGCCAGCTCGAAGAAGTCGGCGACCCGGCCGGCCTTCTCCAGCGACTGGTTCAGCCCCTCGCCGTCGCCGGGCACCCGTACCCGCTGCCAGAACTGGTCACGCAGCGCGCGGATCTCGTCGATCGCCTTGCGTAGCCCGGCCTCGGAGCGCTCCATGCCGCAGTGCTCCCACATGATCTGGCCCAGCTCGCGGTGGAACGAGTCCACCGTGCGGTCGCCGTCGATCGCGAGCAGCCGCTGGATCCGGTCCTCGACGTCGCGACGCGCCTCGACGGCCGCCGGGTGGCTGCCGTCGACCTGCTCGAACGGGCCGGCGGCCAGGTAGTTGGCGACCGTGTTCGGCAGCACGAAGTAGCCGTCGGCCAGCCCCTGCATCAGCGCCGAGGCGCCGAGCCGGTTCGCGCCGTGGTCGGAGAAGTTCGCCTCGCCGATCACGAACAGGCCGGGGATGGTGGACTGGAGGTCGTAGTCGACCCAGAGGCCGCCCATCGTGTAGTGCACGGCGGGGTAGATGCGCATCGGGACCGCGTACGGGTCCTCGCCGGTGATCCGCTCGTA
Above is a window of Verrucosispora sp. NA02020 DNA encoding:
- a CDS encoding zinc-dependent alcohol dehydrogenase — translated: MRALTWQGKRDVRVETVPDPRIEEPTDAIVRITSTAICGSDLHLYEVLGPYLKPGDVLGHEPMGIVEEVGSGVTRLKPGDRVVVPFNIACGSCWMCQRQLYAQCETTQVTAEGKGAALFGYTSLYGSVPGGQAEFLRVPHADFGPITVPDHGPDERWLYLSDILPTAWQAVRYADTPPGGTLAVFGLGPVGQFCTRVGRQLGAERVIGLDLVPERLEMARRHGVEVLDVSQLDDVPGALIELVDGRGPDAVIDAVGMEAHGAPLGKFAQAAAGLLPDKLADPMIDKAGVDRLVVLKAALKAVRRGGTVSISGVYGGEVDPLPLMEMFDRGIQLRMGQCHVRRWIDEIVPLLTDEDPLGVSDLRTHRLPLDQAPQAYEMFQRKEDGCVKAVLTP
- a CDS encoding succinate dehydrogenase/fumarate reductase iron-sulfur subunit — its product is MNLTLRIWRQSSPQDKGRMVTYQVEDVSPDMSFLEMLDVLNERLILSGEEPVAFDHDCREGICGMCGLMINGDAHGPQRGTTACQLHMRQFSDGETIDIEPWRARAFPVIKDLVVNRNSFDEIIAAGGYITAPTGSAPEAHSVPVAKADADAAFESAACIGCGACVAACPNGSGMLFTAAKVTQLSLLPQGQPERYTRVIGMVDAHDEAGFGGCTNAGECTVVCPKGIPLTTIGRLNRDYLAATTKRNDTPGT